The Miscanthus floridulus cultivar M001 chromosome 7, ASM1932011v1, whole genome shotgun sequence genome includes a region encoding these proteins:
- the LOC136462997 gene encoding (6-4)DNA photolyase-like: MEAATVATAAMVWFRKGLRVHDNPALDAACRYGAGAGAASSRLLYPVFVLDPRYLRPDPVAASPGSARAGVARIRFLLESLSDLDARLRRLGSRLLILRARDDVADAVCAALRDWNIGKLCFESDTEPYAQARDKKVTDFALASGIEVFTPVSHTLFDPAEIIKKNGGRPPLTYQSFVSIAGEPPDPAMEEYSELPPLGDTGEYELLPVPTVEELGYGDISQEEIPPFRGGETEALRRMKESLQNKEWVAKFEKPKGDPSAFLKPSTTVLSPYLKFGCLSSRYFYHCIQDVYKSVRNHTKPPVSLIGQLLWRDFFYTVSYGTPNFDRMKGNKICKQIPWSENEELFVAWRDGQTGYPWIDAIMIQLRKWGWMHHLARHSVACFLTRGDMFIHWEKGRDVFERLLIDSDWAINNGNWLWLSCSSFFYQYHRIYSPITFGKKYDPNGNYIRHFIPVLKDMPREYIYEPWTAPISIQKKANCIIGKDYPKPVVDHETATKECRKRMGEAYASSRLDANPTKRKTLNSSRQKMPHGDQDTSNSTSAKLLKRNGPAE; the protein is encoded by the exons ATGGAGGCCGCAACCGTCGCCACGGCGGCGATGGTGTGGTTCCGGAAGGGGCTGCGCGTGCACGACAACCCGGCGCTCGACGCGGCCTGCCGCTAcggggccggcgccggcgccgcctccTCGCGGCTGCTGTACCCGGTGTTCGTGCTCGACCCGCGCTACCTCCGCCCGGACCCCGTCGCGGCGTCCCCGGGCTCCGCGCGCGCCGGGGTCGCCCGCATCCGCTTCCTCCTCGAGAGCCTCAGCGACCTCGACGCTCGTCTCCGCCGCCTCGGGTCCCGCCTCCTCATCCTCCGCGCCCGCGACGACGTCGCCGACGCGGTCTGCGCGGCCCTAAGGGAC TGGAACATCGGCAAGCTGTGCTTCGAGTCCGACACCGAGCCGTACGCGCAGGCTCGCGATAAGAAAGTCACG GATTTTGCATTGGCGTCCGGGATCGAGGTATTCACGCCTGTCAGCCACACACTCTTCGACCCAGCAGAAATCATAAAGAAG AACGGTGGCCGGCCGCCTTTGACATATCAATCCTTTGTCTCCATTGCTGGGGAGCCGCCAGATCCTGCCATGGAGGAATACTCCGAGCTCCCACCGCTCGGAGACACAGGGGAATACGAGCTGTTGCCCGTGCCTACAGTGGAGGAGCTTGGGTATGGGGATATCAGCCAG GAGGAGATTCCACCATTCCGTGGTGGTGAGACAGAAGCTCTGAGGAGAATGAAAGAATCGCTTCAAAATAAG GAATGGGTTGCCAAATTTGAGAAACCAAAGGGTGACCCCTCTGCCTTTCTGAAACCTTCCACAACTGTCTTGTCACCGTATTTGAAG TTTGGGTGCCTGTCTTCCAGATATTTTTACCACTGCATTCAGGATGTGTACAAGAGCGTCAGAAACCATACAAAACCACCTGTTTCATTGATAGGACAG TTGCTGTGGCGAGACTTCTTCTACACAGTGTCTTATGGAACTCCTAATTTTGACCGAATGAAAGGAAACAAAATATGCAAGCAG ATTCCATGGAGCGAGAACGAGGAGCTATTTGTTGCATGGAGAGATGGCCAAACAGGATATCCGTGGATCGATGCTATCATGATTCAG CTGAGGAAGTGGGGTTGGATGCATCACCTTGCACGCCATTCGGTTGCTTGTTTCTTGACACGTGGTGATATG TTTATTCACTGGGAAAAAGGACGTGATGTCTTTGAAAGGCTACTGATAGATTCTGACTGGGCCATTAACAACGGCAATTGGCTGTGGCTCTCTTGCTCATCCTTCTTCTATCAG TACCACAGAATTTACTCCCCTATCACATTCGGGAAGAAGTATGATCCTAATGGGAACTACATTAGGCATTTCATCCCAGTGCTGAAAG ACATGCCAAGGGAGTACATTTACGAGCCTTGGACTGCTCCCATTAGCATCCAGAAGAAAGCCAATTGTATTATTGGCAAAGACTACCCAAAACCAG TGGTTGATCATGAGACTGCAACCAAAGAGTGTAGAAAGAGGATGGGAGAAGCTTATGCGTCGAGTCGCCTTGATGCCAACCCTACTAAACGGAAGACGTTGAACTCGTCGCGACAAAAAATGCCCCATGGTGACCAAGACACGTCTAACTCAACTAGTGCCAAGCTACTGAAGAGGAATGGGCCAGCTGAGTGA